One genomic region from Pseudorca crassidens isolate mPseCra1 chromosome 11, mPseCra1.hap1, whole genome shotgun sequence encodes:
- the TAC3 gene encoding tachykinin-3 isoform X1, with protein sequence MRSALLFAVILALSLARSFGAVCEESQEQVVPGGSHSKKDSNLYQLPPSLLRRLYDSRSVSLDGLLKMLSKASVGPKESSLPQKRDMHDFFVGLMGKRNIRPGRKMWRSVEGLGCWQRCSRSQLLHICHQRERQDFS encoded by the exons ATGAGGAGTGCCCTGCTGTTTGCAGTGATCCTGGCCCTCAGCTTGGCTCGGAGTTTTGGGGCGGTGTGTGAGGAGTCACAGGAACAGGTGGTGCCTGGTGGGAGCCACAGCAAG AAGGACTCGAATCTCTACCAGCTGCCCCCGTCGTTGCTCCGGAGACTCTATGACAGCCGCTCAGTCTCCCTAGATGGATTGCTCAAAATGCTGAGCAAGGCTAGCGTGG GTCCTAAGGAGTCGTCACTTCCCCAGAAAC GTGACATGCATGACTTCTTTGTGGGTCTCATGGGCAAGAGGAACATCCGGCCAGGTAGGAAGATGTGGAGGTCGGTGGAAGGGCTAGGGTGCTGGCAAAGATGTAGCAGAAGTCAGCTGCTTCATATTTGTCACCAGAGGGAAAGACAGGACTTTTCTTAG
- the MYO1A gene encoding unconventional myosin-Ia — protein sequence MTLLEGSIGVEDLVLLEPLEQESLIKNLQLRYENGEIYTYIGNVLVSVNPYQQLPIYGPEFIARYRDYTFYELKPHVYALANEAYQSLRDQDQDQCILITGESGAGKTEASKLVMTYVAAVCGEGERVNSVKEQLLQSNPVLEAFGNAKTIRNNNSSRFGKYMDVEFDFKGSPLGGIITNYLLEKSRVVKHLEGERNFHIFYQLLAGADPELLKALKLERDTNGYAYLNPGASRVDGMDDTANFKALQSAMTVIGFSKEEIRQVLEVVALVLKLGNVELADEFQANGVPASGIRDGRGIQEIGEMVGLNSVELERALCSRTMETGKEKVVTALNVVQAQYARDALAKNVYSRLFTWLVNRINESIQVGTGEKRKVMGVLDIYGFEILEDNSFEQFVINYCNEKLQQVFIEITLKEEQEEYKREGIPWVKVDYFDNGIICNLIEDNQRGILAMLDEECLRPGVVSDSTFLAKLNQIFSKHGHYESKVTQNAQHQYDHSMGLSCFRICHYAGKVTYNVNSFIDKNNDLLFRDLSQAMWKAQHPLLRSLFPEGDPKQASLKRPPTAGVQFKGSVAILMKNLYSKKPNYIRCIKPNEHQKRGEFSSELVAVQSRYLGLLENVRVRRAGYAYRQAYGSFLERYRLLSRSTWPRWDGGDREGVEKVLGELSVSSEELAFGRTKIFIRSPKTLFHLEDQRRLRIHQLATLIQKMYRGWRCRVHYQLMRKSQILISSWFRGNMQKKRYGKMKASALLIQAFVRGWKARKNYRKYFRSGAALTLSDFIYKSMAQKFLLGLKNDLPSTNVLDKRWPAAPYKYFNTANHELQKLFYQWKCKKFRDQLSPKQVEVLREKLCASELFKGKKASYPQSVPIPFHGDYIGLQGNPKLQKLKGREEGPVLVAETVMKVNRGNGKTSSRILLLTKGHVIISDTKNSQAKIVVALNSVAGVSVTSFKDGLFSLHLSEISSVGSKGDFLLVSEHVIELLTKMYRAVLDATQRQLPVTVTEEFSVRFKESSLAVKVIQGPEGGGNGKLSCKKKGSRCLEVTVQ from the exons ATGACTCTCCTGGAAGGGTCCATTGGGGTGGAGGACCTTGTGCTCCTGGAACCCCTGGAGCAGGAGTCTCTGATCAAGAACCTCCAGCTGCGCTATGAGAACGGGGAGATTTAT ACCTACATTGGGAACGTGTTGGTCTCAGTGAATCCCTACCAACAGCTGCCCATCTATGGCCCAGAGTTCATTGCCAGATACAGGGACTATACCTTCTACGAGCTGAAGCCCCATGT CTATGCACTGGCCAATGAGGCATACCAGTCACTGAGGGACCAGGACCAAGACCAGTGTATCCTCATCACGGGCGAGAGTGGAGCTGGCAAGACAG AGGCTAGTAAGCTAGTGATGACTTACGTGGCGGCTGTCTGTGGGGAAGGGGAACGGGTGAACTCTGTGAAGGAACAACTGCTTCAGTCAAATCCAGTGCTGGAGG CTTTTGGCAATGCCAAGACCATTCGCAACAACAACTCCTCTCGATTT GGAAAATACATGGATGTTGAGTTTGACTTCAAGGGATCCCCCCTTGGTGGCATCATCACAAACT ATCTGCTTGAGAAATCCCGCGTGGTGAAGCAccttgaaggagaaagaaacttCCACATCTTCTATCAGCTACTGGCTGGAGCAGATCCAGAGCTGCTGA AGGCCCTGAAGCTTGAGCGGGACACAAATGGCTATGCCTACCTGAACCCGGGGGCATCCAGGGTGGATGGCATGGACGACACTGCCAACTTCAAGGCCCTCCAG AGTGCGATGACTGTGATTGGGTTCTCCAAGGAGGAGATTCGGCAGGTGCTAGAGGTGGTGGCCCTGGTGTTGAAGCTGGGGAATGTGGAACTGGCAGACGAGTTCCAGGCCAATGGGGTACCAGCAAGTGGCATCCGTGATGGGAGAG GTATTCAAGAGATTGGGGAAATGGTGGGTTTGAATTCAGTGGAACTAGAGAGAGCTTTGTGCTCAAGGACCATGGAAACGGGCAAAGAAAAAGTGGTCACTGCACTGAATGTCGTCCAG GCTCAGTACGCTCGGGATGCTCTGGCTAAGAACGTCTACAGCCGCCTTTTCACCTGGCTGGTGAATCGAATCAATGAGAGTATCCAG gTGGGCactggggagaaaaggaaggtCATGGGGGTCCTGGATATCTATGGCTTTGAAATATTAGAG GATAATAGCTTTGAGCAATTTGTGATCaactactgcaatgagaagctacAGCAGGTGTTCATAGAGATAACGCTGAAAGAGGAGCAAGAGGAATATAAGAGAGAG GGCATACCGTGGGTGAAGGTGGACTACTTTGATAATGGCATTATCTGTAACCTCATTGAGGAT AATCAACGAGGCATCCTGGCCATGCTGGACGAGGAGTGCCTGCGGCCTGGGGTGGTCAGTGACTCCACCTTCTTAGCAAAGCTGAACCAGATCTTCTCCAAGCATGGCCACTATGAGAGCAAAGTCACCCAGAATGCCCAGCACCAGTATGACCACAGCATGGGCCTCAGCTGCTTCCGCATCTGCCACTATGCGGGCAAG GTGACCTACAACGTGAACAGCTTCATCGACAAGAATAACGACCTGCTCTTCCGGGACTTGTCCCAGGCCATGTGGAAGGCCCAGCACCCCCTCCTTCGGTCCTTGTTTCCTGAGGGTGATCCAAAGCAGGCGTCTCTCAAACGCCCCCCAACTGCTGGGGTCCAGTTCAAGGGTTCTGTGGCCATTCTCATGAAGAACCTGTATTCCAAGAAACCCAACTACATCAG GTGTATAAAGCCCAATGAGCATCAGAAGCGAGGTGAGTTCTCCTCGGAGCTGGTGGCCGTCCAGTCTCGGTACCTGGGGCTGCTGGAGAATGTGCGGGTGCGACGAGCAGGCTATGCCTACCGCCAGGCCTACGGGTCCTTCCTGGAAAGGTACCGATTGCTGAGCCGGAGCACTTGGCCTCGCTGGGACGGTGGAGACCG GGAGGGGGTCGAGAAGGTCCTGGGGGAGCTGAGTGTGTCCTCAGAGGAGCTGGCCTTTGGGAGGACAAAGATCTTCATCAGAAGCCCCAAGACT CTTTTCCACCTGGAAGATCAGAGGCGCCTACGAATCCATCAGCTGGCCACACTCATACAGAAGATGTACCGAGGCTGGCGCTGCCGCGTCCACTACCAACTGATGCGCAAGAGTCAGATCCTCATTTCCTCTTGGTTTCGGGGCAACATG CAAAAGAAACGCTATGGGAAGATGAAGGCATCAGCATTGTTGATCCAGGCTTTTGTGAGAGGTTGGAAG GCTCGCAAGAATTATCGGAAGTACTTCCGGTCAGGGGCTGCCCTCACCTTGTCAGATTTCATCTACAAGAGCATG GCACAGAAATTCCTCCTGGGGCTGAAGAACGATTTGCCGTCTACCAATGTCTTGGACAAAAGGTGGCCAGCTGCCCCTTACAAGTACTTCAACACAGCTAACCACGAGCTTCAGAAGCTTTTCTACCAATGGAAG TGCAAGAAATTCCGGGATCAGCTGTCCCCGAAGCAGGTAGAGGTCCTAAGGGAGAAGCTCTGTGCCAGCGAACTGTTCAAGGGCAAGAAGGCTTCATACCCCCAGAG TGTCCCTATTCCATTCCACGGTGACTACATTGGGCTGCAAGGAAACCCCAAGCTACAGAAGCtgaagggcagggaggaagggcctGTTCTGGTGGCTGAGACTGTGATGAAGGTCAACCGTGGCAATGGCAAG ACTTCCTCTCGAATTCTCCTTCTGACCAAGGGGCATGTGATTATCTCAGACACCAAGAATTCCCAGGCCAAGATTGTCGTCGCGCTAAACAGTGTGGCCGGGGTGTCAGTCACCAGCTTCAAGGATGGGCTTTTTAGCTTGCATCTGAGTGAG ATATCGTCAGTGGGCTCCAAGGGGGACTTCCTGCTGGTCAGCGAGCATGTGATTGAACTGCTGACCAAGATGTACCGGGCTGTGCTGGATGCCACACAGAGGCAGCTTCCAGTCACCGTGACTGAGGA GTTCTCAGTGAGGTTCAAGGAGAGCAGCTTGGCTGTCAAGGTCATCCAGGGCCCTGAGGGTGGTGGGAATGGCAAGCTGAGCTGCAAGAAGAAGGGGAGTCGTTGCCTGGAGGTGACTGTACAGTGA
- the TAC3 gene encoding tachykinin-3 isoform X2 — translation MRSALLFAVILALSLARSFGAVCEESQEQVVPGGSHSKKDSNLYQLPPSLLRRLYDSRSVSLDGLLKMLSKASVGPKESSLPQKRDMHDFFVGLMGKRNIRPDNPIDVNQENVPSFGTFKYPSNVE, via the exons ATGAGGAGTGCCCTGCTGTTTGCAGTGATCCTGGCCCTCAGCTTGGCTCGGAGTTTTGGGGCGGTGTGTGAGGAGTCACAGGAACAGGTGGTGCCTGGTGGGAGCCACAGCAAG AAGGACTCGAATCTCTACCAGCTGCCCCCGTCGTTGCTCCGGAGACTCTATGACAGCCGCTCAGTCTCCCTAGATGGATTGCTCAAAATGCTGAGCAAGGCTAGCGTGG GTCCTAAGGAGTCGTCACTTCCCCAGAAAC GTGACATGCATGACTTCTTTGTGGGTCTCATGGGCAAGAGGAACATCCGGCCAG ACAATCCTATTGATGTGAACCAAGAGAACGTCCCCAGCTTTGGCACCTTCAAGTATCCCTCCAATGTGGAATGA